From Bradysia coprophila strain Holo2 chromosome IV unlocalized genomic scaffold, BU_Bcop_v1 contig_5, whole genome shotgun sequence, one genomic window encodes:
- the LOC119072026 gene encoding uncharacterized protein LOC119072026, with protein sequence MIQRTPLKATEGFMDITYLPLYYQNVRSIPARTDLRNRIKYSNYKGLCFTETRLCKEHDSECYFPRNFNVYRRDRNALGGGVAMLVHEDYKCFQIEYVNDPDCESVCVKIELQPCPLVIYLAYVNDPAKPNLLLKHYDLIRQVIVKETDSRVVVIGDFNLHDIEWNFDDTDTFLLPQNIASHTESVYFQAASEFLQKVHDLPMFQLSNLKNISMNVLDLVFVNGTGDMHVSKAPVSVTLNTEIDHFHVPIELAFEYITVEEVRSTDDFIEVFSYKSANYERILQQLESINFAAIFDRMDVEEAFDYFFELLNRMIIENVPKVRIKRNSHRPKWWTREWQQKKNKRDKTFKRKPKNAMTSEYAEALIEFNELNERLNKDYINQVQQNIIEDPSEFWSYAKFKKKSSSYPREMLFNARKSDQPEEIVEMFADFFEGLYDKDELPVVFDEVYGEESDDVWDVDLTMSDIDKAIRELDAKSGAGPDDISPIFIKSCVDGLVWPLWILHRKQMELGNISSKLKISKVVPVYKKKGKKNDVKNYRITAISSIVLKIYERAIQPKLLGGISPYITNAQHGFRPRRSVETNLLNLSVAAHGAFSKKQQLDVYYGDFENAFDKVLDKETTGGYK encoded by the coding sequence ATGATCCAACGAACACCGTTAAAGGCAACCGAAGGTTTTATGGATATTACTTATCTGCCACTGTACTATCAGAATGTCCGAAGTATTCCAGCGAGAACAGACCTGAGGAACAGAATCAAATATTCGAACTACAAAGGCTTGTGCTTTACAGAAACCCGTTTGTGCAAGGAACATGACAGTGAATGCTACTTTCCGAGAAACTTCAACGTATATAGGCGTGACAGAAATGCACTAGGTGGTGGTGTAGCAATGTTAGTGCATGAAGACtataaatgttttcaaatcgAATATGTCAATGATCCTGACTGTGAGAGTGTTTGCGTTAAAATTGAACTTCAACCATGCCCGCTAGTGATATATTTAGCATATGTGAATGATCCAGCGAAGCCGAACCTCTTGCTTAAACATTATGACTTGATCCGCCAGGTTATAGTAAAGGAAACCGATAGCAGAGTGGTTGTGATAGGGGATTTCAATCTACACGACATTGAATGGAATTTCGATGATACCGACACGTTTTTActaccgcaaaacatagcaTCTCACACCGAATCAGTATATTTTCAAGCAGCATCAGAATTCCTACAGAAAGTTCACGACTTGCCGATGTTTCAGTTGTCGAATCTGAAGAATATTTCAATGAACGTTCTCGATCTAGTGTTTGTAAACGGGACCGGTGATATGCATGTGTCCAAGGCTCCTGTTTCAGTCACATTAAACACGGAAATAGACCATTTTCATGTACCAATAGAGTTGGCATTCGAATATATAACGGTAGAAGAGGTTCGATCGACAGACGATTTCATCGaagtattttcatataaatcgGCAAACTATGAACGTATATTGCAACAATTGgagtcaataaattttgcagcAATCTTCGATCGAATGGACGTGGAAGAAGCCTTTGACTATTTCTTCGAGCTGCTGAATCGTATGATAATCGAAAATGTTCCAAAAGTGCGTATAAAAAGAAACAGCCACAGACCGAAGTGGTGGACTCGAGAGTGGCAGCagaaaaagaacaaaagagACAAAACATTTAAGAGAAAACCAAAGAATGCAATGACGTCCGAGTATGCAGAAGCACTGATTGAGTttaatgaattgaatgaaagGTTGAACAAAGACTACATTAACCAGGTGcaacaaaatatcatagaGGATCCTTCAGAATTCTGGTCGTATGCAaagtttaaaaagaaaagttcatCGTATCCAAGAGAAATGTTGTTTAATGCAAGAAAGTCGGATCAACCAGAAGAAATTGTGGAAATGTTTGCTGATTTCTTCGAAGGACTGTATGACAAAGACGAACTTCCAGTCGTATTCGACGAAGTGTATGGAGAAGAATCTGATGACGTATGGGATGTTGATTTAACGATGTCCGATATTGACAAAGCTATCCGTGAATTAGATGCCAAAAGTGGTGCTGGTCCTGACGATATTTCGCCAATCTTCATAAAGAGCTGTGTGGATGGCTTAGTGTGGCCATTGTGGATATTGCATAGAAAACAAATGGAACTGGGAAATATCTcatcaaaactgaaaatttcaaaagtggTTCCTGTGTATAAGaagaaaggaaagaaaaatgacGTGAAAAACTATCGCATTACCGCAATCAGCTCGATTGTATTGAAAATCTACGAGAGAGCAATTCAACCAAAGCTTTTAGGAGGCATTAGTCCCTATATCACGAACGCTCAACATGGCTTCAGACCGAGACGTTCGGTTGAGACGAATTTACTCAACCTGTCAGTAGCAGCACATGGCGCATTTTCCAAGAAACAACAGCTCGACGTTTATTATGGTGATTTCGAAAATGCATTCGACAAA